AGTGGCCACGGACCCCGGCGGCGGGCGGCAGGAGCGCCTCGCAGAGCAGGTCGGCGGCCTCCGCGGCGGGGACGGGCCCCTGCGCCGCGCGCGTCTCGGCACGCTCGGCGACCCACTCGGCCTGCTCGGCCCACAGGTCGCTGATGAGCTCGGCCCCGGCCCCGACGAGCTCGGCGAGGTCACGGAAGTAGTACGTCGTCGCCGAGAGCGAGCACCGGGCCTGCTCGGCGACCCGCCGGTGGGTCACCTCCGCCGGTCCGCGCTCGAGGATGAGCGTGGCCGCCGCCTCGACGAGCTCCGCGCGCCGGCGGGCCCCCTTGCCCTGGGCGGGCTCGTTGCCCTGGGTGGGCTCGACGGTCTCACTCACCGGTCGTCACCGCCGGTGCGGCATCCGGGGCGGCCCCGTTCGTGCTCAGCTGCAGCCCGGCGATGCCGGCGATGATGAGGAGGATCGAGACGACCTTCACCAGGGAGACGCCCTCGCCGAGCCAGACCATGCCGATGGTCGCCGTCACGGCGGC
Above is a genomic segment from Georgenia wutianyii containing:
- a CDS encoding TetR/AcrR family transcriptional regulator, whose amino-acid sequence is MSETVEPTQGNEPAQGKGARRRAELVEAAATLILERGPAEVTHRRVAEQARCSLSATTYYFRDLAELVGAGAELISDLWAEQAEWVAERAETRAAQGPVPAAEAADLLCEALLPPAAGVRGHYEQLAAAGRSPEVAAAYRAGRRRLDAAITRVLAAAGSSCPPELALAVVDGAAVAALSEGRDPRENTARLLGLVL